In Desulfotignum phosphitoxidans DSM 13687, a single window of DNA contains:
- a CDS encoding electron transfer flavoprotein subunit beta/FixA family protein, which yields MKICVCVKHVPDTAATIKIEGDTGFKDSEIKFVVNPYDEYGIEEAVKLVEKNGGEVVIVTVGKPEADATIRSGLAMGAERGILVTTDGQFLDATLTAKALKAAMEKDGLPDLIFTGKGSVDTETFQTQYRLAGYLGLPVVNEVSKLTVDGGKAVAELEVGGGDKQVIEMNLPCVIGATKGLNEPRYPKFPDIMKAKKKKIDQMSLADLGIDAAAGAVTLEKLEPVPERSGAKMIEGSVEEQVTELIRVLKEDEKVL from the coding sequence ATGAAAATCTGTGTGTGTGTAAAACATGTGCCGGACACGGCCGCTACCATCAAAATTGAGGGAGACACCGGATTCAAGGATTCGGAAATCAAGTTTGTGGTCAACCCGTATGATGAATACGGGATTGAAGAAGCGGTCAAACTGGTGGAGAAAAACGGCGGTGAGGTGGTGATCGTTACTGTGGGTAAACCCGAGGCGGATGCCACCATCCGGTCGGGCCTGGCCATGGGCGCGGAAAGAGGCATCCTGGTGACCACGGACGGCCAGTTCCTGGATGCAACCCTGACGGCCAAAGCCCTGAAAGCGGCCATGGAAAAGGACGGACTCCCGGATCTCATTTTCACGGGCAAGGGGTCCGTGGATACGGAAACCTTTCAGACCCAGTACCGGCTGGCCGGATACCTGGGCCTGCCCGTGGTCAATGAGGTGAGCAAACTGACCGTGGACGGCGGCAAAGCCGTGGCGGAACTGGAAGTGGGCGGCGGTGACAAGCAGGTGATCGAAATGAACCTGCCCTGTGTGATCGGTGCCACCAAAGGCTTGAATGAGCCCAGATATCCCAAATTTCCGGATATCATGAAAGCCAAGAAAAAGAAAATTGATCAGATGAGCCTGGCGGATCTGGGAATCGATGCTGCGGCCGGTGCCGTGACCCTGGAAAAACTGGAGCCCGTGCCGGAAAGATCCGGCGCTAAAATGATTGAAGGATCCGTGGAAGAACAGGTCACTGAATTGATCCGGGTTCTCAAGGAAGATGAAAAGGTTTTATAA
- a CDS encoding universal stress protein: MFKKILFATSATRASDHAARVAFNIARAYHARLDIFHVLGVPSRGYSQVVVDIKTRERVDVDDDYMAWVQDEINTYYADYLKNGLDYDIHVAVGLPAREILRRARETEPDLILLGGSTEEEHDGVYKKTVAGTTLQKVARAARCPVLVVTRPAASFWGGISSITFGTDFSKASDKAFEFAMKMAQALGCELNIFHALAIGHPSGERLLSQDEIEQKIREKMRMIRARYESRLKALKQYSMEVWEGIPYLEIVKYAREKHSDLIIMAHHSRKLETEDRAFGSNVEQVIVRAGCPVISINR, encoded by the coding sequence ATGTTCAAGAAAATTCTGTTTGCCACATCCGCGACCCGGGCCAGTGACCATGCGGCCCGGGTGGCATTCAATATTGCCCGGGCATATCATGCCCGTCTGGATATTTTTCATGTGCTGGGGGTCCCTTCCCGGGGATACAGCCAGGTGGTGGTAGACATCAAAACCCGGGAGCGGGTGGATGTGGATGATGATTACATGGCCTGGGTTCAGGATGAGATCAACACCTATTATGCGGATTATCTCAAAAACGGCCTGGATTATGATATTCATGTGGCCGTGGGATTGCCTGCCAGGGAAATTCTGCGTCGGGCCAGAGAAACGGAACCGGACCTGATCCTTTTGGGCGGCAGCACAGAAGAGGAACATGACGGGGTTTATAAAAAAACCGTGGCCGGCACCACCCTCCAGAAAGTGGCCCGGGCCGCCAGGTGTCCGGTGCTGGTGGTCACACGACCGGCCGCCTCTTTCTGGGGCGGCATTTCCAGCATCACGTTTGGTACCGATTTTTCAAAAGCCTCTGACAAGGCATTTGAATTTGCCATGAAAATGGCCCAGGCCTTAGGGTGTGAGCTGAATATCTTTCATGCCCTTGCCATCGGCCATCCGTCCGGTGAGAGGCTTTTGTCCCAGGATGAAATCGAACAGAAAATCCGGGAAAAAATGCGGATGATCCGTGCCCGGTATGAATCCCGGCTCAAGGCACTCAAGCAGTACAGCATGGAAGTGTGGGAAGGAATTCCTTATCTGGAGATCGTCAAATATGCCAGGGAAAAGCATTCCGATCTCATCATCATGGCCCATCACTCCAGAAAGCTGGAAACAGAGGACCGGGCCTTTGGCAGCAATGTCGAACAGGTGATTGTCAGGGCGGGCTGCCCGGTAATCAGTATCAATCGATAA
- a CDS encoding GcvT family protein, which produces MKTNARAVVIGGGVIGVSVAYHLAKYGWKDDVVLLEKHELTSGSTWMAAGNVSFFHGNYYGTQVNMKSIEIYKELEKATGQPAGWHTTGSIRTADNPGRMDELGYAYSMHQCLGLDVSYVTPEEMKKLHPYMEIDGLIGGLYWPDDGDVDPNSVTQAMAKGARQNGVEFNLHTRVTGIYQKSNGEWVVKTDKGDITCEHVVNAAGLWAPEVAKMVGLEIPSIAIAHTHILYEKIQAIDEAEGYLPLVRDPDKSIYLRQEMDSLILGMYEANGQQWKRNGVPWDYAQEELNPDLDNIADCIQAGIDRFPILGDTGFKHITAGPITYTPNGEPLVGPAAPLKNFYHACGYSFGITQAGGIGHYLAGWIMNGEPEIDLWPMDSRRYGSFANWAYNTEKIADTYARLYATIYPNEFRDAARPNRTSPIYEYQKQANAVFGDYYGWECPNYFPPKGEDGYEEPNWRRSNAFKHVGAECKHVMEKVGIIDLTRFAKTKISGPGAKAWLNHMTCQKVPEKDGRIALSPMLDHNGNFKTDMTVSRVNENEFFCVTASVGKKHDQHWMIENLPADGSVCMEDLTYQMGCLVLVGPKSRDVLAKVAYDDVSNEVFKFGTSKEIFVGRTKCRVNRMNYVGELGFEIFHPIEHQITLYQDLMNAGADFDIRLIGMHAMDSMRLEKGYLAWKSEMNVHHTPLETNVAWTVKMDKEFIGKTGLEKQKNQGIPRKLVCLVVDVKDSDAFGYNPIFAGEERVGMTSSGGYGHRVEKSIALGYVPPEHAKEGTRLGVEILGRKRSAVVAAMPLYDPKNEKMKS; this is translated from the coding sequence ATGAAAACCAATGCAAGAGCAGTCGTGATCGGTGGCGGCGTCATCGGTGTATCCGTGGCGTATCACCTGGCAAAATATGGATGGAAAGATGATGTGGTGCTCCTGGAAAAACATGAGTTGACTTCCGGTTCCACCTGGATGGCGGCAGGAAATGTATCATTTTTCCATGGCAACTATTACGGTACCCAGGTGAACATGAAAAGTATCGAGATCTACAAGGAGCTGGAAAAAGCGACGGGTCAGCCGGCCGGCTGGCACACCACGGGCTCCATCCGCACGGCAGACAACCCGGGCCGGATGGATGAACTGGGGTATGCCTATTCCATGCACCAGTGTCTGGGTCTGGATGTGTCTTACGTCACGCCCGAGGAAATGAAAAAACTGCATCCCTACATGGAAATTGACGGGTTGATCGGTGGGTTGTACTGGCCGGATGACGGGGATGTGGATCCCAACTCCGTGACCCAGGCCATGGCCAAGGGGGCAAGGCAGAACGGGGTGGAGTTTAATTTGCACACCCGGGTCACCGGCATCTACCAGAAATCCAACGGTGAATGGGTGGTAAAAACCGATAAAGGCGACATCACCTGTGAACACGTGGTGAATGCCGCCGGGCTGTGGGCCCCGGAAGTGGCGAAGATGGTGGGACTGGAAATTCCCTCCATTGCCATTGCCCATACCCATATTCTGTATGAAAAAATTCAGGCCATTGACGAGGCCGAAGGATACCTGCCCCTGGTGCGGGACCCGGACAAATCCATCTACCTGCGCCAGGAAATGGATTCCCTGATTCTGGGGATGTATGAAGCCAACGGCCAGCAGTGGAAACGCAATGGTGTGCCCTGGGATTATGCCCAGGAGGAACTGAATCCGGATCTGGACAACATTGCCGACTGCATTCAGGCTGGTATCGACCGGTTTCCCATTCTGGGGGACACCGGGTTCAAGCACATCACCGCCGGTCCCATCACCTACACCCCCAACGGCGAACCCCTGGTGGGACCGGCCGCACCGTTGAAAAACTTTTATCATGCCTGCGGATACAGCTTCGGCATCACCCAGGCAGGGGGCATCGGTCATTACCTGGCCGGCTGGATCATGAACGGCGAGCCGGAAATCGATCTGTGGCCCATGGATTCAAGGCGGTATGGTTCTTTTGCCAACTGGGCCTACAACACGGAAAAGATCGCGGACACGTATGCGCGCCTGTATGCCACCATCTATCCCAATGAGTTCCGGGATGCGGCCCGTCCCAACCGGACCTCGCCTATCTATGAATACCAGAAACAGGCCAATGCCGTGTTCGGTGACTACTACGGCTGGGAATGCCCCAACTATTTTCCGCCCAAAGGAGAAGACGGGTATGAAGAACCCAACTGGAGACGGTCCAACGCGTTCAAGCATGTGGGAGCAGAATGCAAGCATGTGATGGAAAAAGTGGGCATCATCGATCTGACCCGGTTTGCCAAAACAAAGATTTCCGGACCCGGTGCCAAAGCCTGGCTCAACCACATGACCTGCCAGAAGGTACCTGAAAAAGACGGCCGCATTGCCCTGAGCCCCATGCTGGACCATAACGGAAATTTTAAGACGGACATGACCGTGAGCCGGGTCAATGAAAACGAGTTTTTCTGTGTGACCGCCTCTGTGGGAAAAAAGCACGACCAGCACTGGATGATCGAAAACCTGCCCGCAGACGGGTCTGTGTGCATGGAAGATCTGACCTATCAGATGGGATGTCTGGTTCTGGTGGGACCCAAATCCCGGGACGTGCTCGCCAAAGTGGCGTACGATGATGTGTCCAACGAGGTGTTCAAGTTCGGCACCTCCAAAGAGATTTTTGTGGGCCGGACCAAATGCCGGGTGAACCGCATGAATTATGTGGGGGAACTGGGGTTTGAGATTTTTCATCCCATTGAGCACCAGATCACGTTGTACCAAGACCTCATGAACGCGGGTGCGGATTTTGACATCCGGCTCATCGGCATGCATGCCATGGATTCCATGCGCCTGGAAAAAGGCTATCTGGCCTGGAAGAGTGAGATGAACGTGCATCACACCCCCCTGGAAACCAATGTGGCCTGGACCGTGAAAATGGACAAGGAGTTCATCGGTAAAACAGGCCTGGAAAAACAGAAAAATCAAGGCATTCCCCGGAAACTGGTGTGCCTGGTGGTGGATGTCAAGGATTCGGATGCGTTCGGGTACAACCCGATTTTCGCCGGAGAAGAGCGGGTCGGCATGACCTCGTCCGGTGGGTACGGCCACCGGGTGGAAAAAAGCATTGCCCTGGGCTATGTGCCGCCGGAGCACGCCAAAGAGGGAACCCGGCTGGGTGTGGAGATCCTGGGCCGCAAACGCAGCGCCGTTGTAGCAGCCATGCCTTTGTATGATCCCAAAAACGAAAAAATGAAAAGCTAA
- a CDS encoding electron transfer flavoprotein subunit alpha/FixB family protein, whose product MARTGILIETENGAVKDTSLGVMTAAKGQEIIALVTDADPAGLKDKLAEFGAAKIVKLAASGGDITAGPDLLAGVLAAAVKEYDLTALLGTASVAGKDLFARLAAAMDLPLVSDCVALDVEAKTAKKSHFSGKTFATLKVDAAVFLATVRPNAIEAEPAPAAGETAEFTADVADPGKVVIKEVKKGDADKIDLTEAPIIITGGRAIKAAENYKMLEACAAKIGAAVGASRAAVDAGYAPHSMQVGQTGKTVSPRLYIACGVSGAVQHFAGMKTSKVIVAINEDKDAPIFAKCDYGIVGDIFEVVPVLTEKL is encoded by the coding sequence ATGGCCAGGACTGGCATATTAATCGAAACTGAAAACGGCGCGGTCAAAGACACCTCTTTGGGGGTGATGACCGCTGCAAAAGGCCAGGAAATCATTGCGCTGGTAACCGATGCCGACCCGGCAGGCCTGAAGGATAAACTGGCGGAATTCGGGGCGGCAAAAATAGTCAAACTGGCGGCATCCGGCGGTGATATCACTGCCGGCCCGGACCTGCTGGCCGGGGTACTGGCTGCGGCTGTCAAGGAATATGATCTGACCGCGCTGCTGGGAACGGCATCTGTTGCAGGCAAGGATCTGTTCGCACGCCTTGCAGCAGCCATGGACCTGCCTCTGGTGTCGGACTGTGTGGCCCTGGATGTTGAGGCGAAAACCGCCAAAAAATCCCATTTTTCCGGTAAGACCTTTGCCACCCTCAAGGTGGATGCTGCGGTGTTTCTGGCCACGGTACGGCCCAATGCCATTGAGGCGGAACCGGCCCCGGCCGCCGGAGAAACCGCAGAGTTCACAGCCGATGTGGCTGATCCCGGCAAAGTGGTGATCAAAGAGGTGAAAAAGGGAGATGCCGATAAGATCGATCTTACTGAAGCACCCATCATCATTACGGGGGGCCGGGCCATCAAAGCCGCGGAAAATTACAAGATGCTGGAAGCCTGTGCCGCCAAAATCGGTGCGGCTGTGGGCGCTTCCCGGGCTGCCGTGGATGCGGGGTATGCGCCCCATTCCATGCAGGTGGGCCAGACCGGAAAAACTGTGTCTCCGAGGCTGTATATTGCCTGCGGGGTATCCGGCGCAGTGCAGCATTTTGCCGGCATGAAAACCTCCAAGGTGATCGTGGCCATCAACGAGGACAAGGATGCGCCGATTTTTGCCAAATGCGACTACGGCATTGTGGGAGACATCTTTGAGGTGGTCCCTGTATTGACCGAAAAGTTATGA
- a CDS encoding BCCT family transporter — protein sequence MRDRFDTDYQVGQDNIKKWGMDVHPVFFIVASIVVVFIILTLWNPVEAKKVFDGSKSWTIENFDWFFMISGNLFVLYCLALIVLPHGKMRLGGPDARPEFSRMSWFAMLFAAGMGIGLCFWSVAEPVAYYTDWWGTPLNIPPNTPEAARAAMGATLFHWGIHPWAIYAVTALALGFCAFNKGLPLTIRSTFFPLLGEKTWGWPGHIVDIIAVIATIFGLATSLGFGAQQAASGLHFLFGFENTLGLQLIIIAVVTGVALFSVYRGLHGGVKLLSNINMVLAVILLVLVIVTGATLHVFAGLFKNTVSYAEWIIPLSNWIGRPDEKFYKGWTVFYWAWWISWAPFVGMFIARISKGRTIREFITAVLLVPTVVTIVWMTAFGSNALYQIQNGIGQLAEKGLGEVSLAMFQMLENLPLTGISSFLGICLVLIFFVTSSDSGSLVVDSITAGGKMDAPRFQRMFWATLQGLIAACLLVGGGSDALGAIQAVAVTVGLPFTVIMIVMMVSLYLGLQGDYKNYKF from the coding sequence ATGAGAGACAGGTTTGATACCGATTATCAAGTCGGTCAGGACAATATAAAAAAATGGGGAATGGATGTTCACCCTGTTTTTTTTATTGTGGCCTCAATTGTTGTTGTTTTTATTATTTTAACCTTGTGGAACCCGGTGGAAGCCAAAAAAGTGTTTGACGGCTCCAAATCATGGACCATAGAAAATTTTGACTGGTTTTTCATGATTTCCGGGAACCTGTTCGTGCTTTACTGTCTGGCCCTGATTGTGCTGCCACACGGCAAAATGCGCCTGGGCGGCCCGGATGCGAGACCTGAATTCAGCCGAATGTCCTGGTTTGCCATGCTGTTTGCCGCCGGCATGGGCATTGGTCTGTGTTTCTGGAGTGTGGCCGAACCCGTGGCCTATTACACGGACTGGTGGGGTACGCCGTTGAACATACCGCCCAATACGCCGGAAGCGGCCCGGGCTGCCATGGGCGCCACCCTGTTTCACTGGGGAATCCATCCCTGGGCCATTTATGCGGTCACAGCCCTGGCTTTAGGGTTCTGTGCCTTTAACAAAGGGCTTCCCCTGACCATCCGTTCCACGTTTTTCCCGCTTCTGGGCGAAAAAACCTGGGGATGGCCCGGTCATATCGTGGACATCATTGCCGTCATTGCCACCATTTTCGGTCTGGCCACGTCTCTGGGGTTCGGGGCCCAGCAGGCGGCATCCGGGCTGCATTTTCTGTTCGGGTTTGAGAACACCCTGGGTCTGCAGCTGATCATCATTGCCGTGGTCACGGGTGTGGCCCTGTTTTCCGTGTACAGAGGACTTCACGGCGGTGTCAAGCTGCTGAGCAATATCAATATGGTCCTGGCGGTCATTCTGCTGGTGTTGGTGATTGTGACGGGTGCGACACTGCATGTTTTTGCAGGATTGTTCAAAAACACCGTTTCGTACGCGGAATGGATCATTCCTTTGAGCAACTGGATCGGCCGGCCGGATGAAAAATTCTACAAAGGCTGGACCGTGTTCTACTGGGCCTGGTGGATTTCCTGGGCACCGTTTGTGGGCATGTTCATCGCCCGTATTTCCAAAGGCCGCACCATCCGTGAATTCATCACCGCCGTGTTGTTGGTGCCCACAGTGGTCACCATCGTCTGGATGACGGCATTCGGGAGTAATGCCCTGTACCAGATCCAGAACGGCATTGGTCAGCTGGCGGAAAAAGGCCTGGGAGAAGTGTCTCTGGCCATGTTCCAGATGCTGGAAAACCTGCCTTTGACCGGGATCTCCTCGTTTCTGGGGATCTGTCTGGTGCTGATTTTCTTTGTCACCTCATCCGACTCCGGTTCCCTGGTGGTGGATTCCATCACTGCGGGCGGTAAAATGGATGCCCCCCGGTTCCAGCGGATGTTCTGGGCCACACTTCAGGGCCTGATTGCCGCCTGCCTGCTGGTGGGAGGCGGTTCGGACGCTCTGGGCGCCATTCAGGCGGTGGCCGTGACCGTGGGACTGCCGTTTACCGTGATCATGATTGTCATGATGGTCAGCCTGTATCTGGGCCTGCAGGGTGATTACAAAAATTATAAATTTTAA
- a CDS encoding universal stress protein has protein sequence MKILVAYDKNTSTSKVLDKALKRAKESKAYVYLIRTCDSDTREREIRELEHRLNEIREEVFQKHGIESEVHILIRGLAPGEDIVQYAYEQDVDEIIIGLKKRSKVEKMVFGSTAQYVILEAHCPVLTVK, from the coding sequence ATGAAGATACTTGTTGCCTACGACAAGAACACATCGACTTCCAAGGTGCTTGACAAAGCCTTGAAGCGGGCCAAAGAATCCAAAGCCTATGTGTATCTGATCAGAACCTGTGATTCAGATACCAGGGAACGGGAGATCCGGGAACTGGAACATCGCCTCAATGAAATCCGGGAGGAAGTGTTCCAGAAACACGGCATTGAAAGTGAGGTGCATATCCTGATCCGGGGACTGGCACCCGGAGAGGATATTGTCCAGTATGCCTACGAACAAGATGTGGATGAGATCATCATCGGGCTTAAAAAACGGTCCAAGGTGGAAAAGATGGTATTCGGGTCCACAGCCCAGTATGTCATTTTAGAGGCCCATTGCCCGGTGCTGACCGTAAAATAA
- a CDS encoding hybrid sensor histidine kinase/response regulator has protein sequence MAETVLIMDSDREHGEAIQTHLQRHQYDVTVADDAQETLERLKDQKWNILLGDPLIDEEAATGRIADLIKEDPAVQLIVYGTSEQVDRAMDRYGLDAAAYMDLPINSKALMLNMARARNLSLNNRKIDRYVQRLTDLHTARNHFLQLFDSVPCFISVQDRNLRITAINKWFKQHFGNSVGGYCYQIYKHRTSPCEKCPVIQTFEDGQIHSTEEVVTALSGRQYHVLTHTAPITDEKDEITQVMEISTNITQIRQLQDHLTSLGLMLGSMSHGVKGMLTALDGGIYQLETGLQKKDEARVARAFDQVKTMADKIRDMVLEILNYARSRQMQYAPVPVTDLVESVMKNIRPAALKSNVICEVFLPDAPGIIEIDSVWMESALVNFLENAVDACAYDHEKPVHKVSLTVTTEPEERVCFRIQDNGVGMDQETREKMFTLFFTSKGSRGTGLGLFIAYRVIQQHGGTVQVTSALNQGTKLIICLPRIPPGSIGENGVNPLPS, from the coding sequence ATGGCTGAAACCGTTTTAATAATGGATAGTGACCGGGAGCATGGAGAAGCGATCCAAACCCATCTCCAGCGTCATCAGTACGATGTCACGGTGGCGGATGATGCGCAGGAGACGCTGGAACGGCTCAAAGATCAGAAATGGAACATCCTGCTGGGCGATCCCCTGATCGATGAGGAAGCGGCCACCGGCAGGATTGCCGATCTGATTAAGGAAGATCCCGCTGTCCAGCTGATCGTTTACGGCACATCCGAACAGGTGGATCGGGCCATGGACCGGTACGGGCTGGATGCGGCGGCATATATGGATCTGCCCATCAACAGCAAGGCGTTGATGCTGAATATGGCCAGAGCCCGGAACCTGTCTTTGAACAACCGGAAAATCGACCGGTATGTTCAGCGGCTCACCGATCTGCACACCGCCCGGAACCATTTTCTCCAGCTGTTTGACTCCGTGCCCTGTTTTATTTCAGTTCAGGACAGAAACCTGCGGATCACCGCCATCAACAAATGGTTTAAACAACATTTCGGTAATTCTGTGGGCGGGTACTGCTATCAGATCTATAAACACCGGACATCTCCCTGTGAAAAATGTCCCGTGATCCAGACCTTTGAAGACGGTCAGATTCACAGTACGGAAGAGGTGGTGACCGCACTTTCCGGAAGACAGTATCATGTCCTGACACATACGGCCCCCATCACGGATGAAAAAGACGAAATCACCCAGGTGATGGAAATTTCCACCAACATCACCCAGATCCGGCAGCTGCAGGACCATCTGACCTCTTTGGGCCTGATGCTCGGATCCATGTCCCATGGGGTCAAAGGGATGCTCACTGCCCTGGACGGGGGGATTTACCAGCTGGAAACCGGCCTGCAAAAAAAGGATGAAGCCCGGGTGGCCCGGGCGTTCGACCAGGTCAAGACCATGGCTGATAAAATCAGGGATATGGTGCTGGAGATTCTCAATTATGCCAGGTCCCGGCAGATGCAGTATGCACCGGTCCCGGTGACGGACCTGGTGGAAAGTGTCATGAAAAACATCCGGCCGGCCGCGTTGAAAAGCAATGTCATCTGCGAGGTGTTTCTGCCGGATGCACCGGGCATCATCGAGATCGACTCCGTGTGGATGGAATCCGCGCTGGTGAATTTTCTGGAAAACGCCGTGGATGCCTGTGCCTATGATCATGAAAAGCCGGTTCACAAGGTATCTTTGACTGTAACAACCGAACCCGAAGAAAGGGTCTGTTTCCGGATACAGGACAACGGCGTGGGTATGGACCAGGAGACCCGGGAAAAAATGTTCACGCTTTTTTTTACATCCAAAGGATCCCGGGGGACGGGCTTGGGACTTTTTATCGCCTACCGGGTGATTCAGCAGCACGGGGGAACGGTTCAGGTGACGTCCGCCTTGAATCAAGGCACAAAGCTCATCATCTGCCTGCCCCGGATTCCCCCCGGCAGCATCGGTGAAAATGGCGTTAATCCCCTGCCGTCTTAG
- the hmcF gene encoding sulfate respiration complex iron-sulfur protein HmcF, giving the protein MPEGTYCNKKPINTPEEVNFLLSDSSGTKYYEEMKHLDVDSELLASTIEKTMKTRLKTWLEICAHCGMCADSCFLYQVNGKDPKQVPAYKIQSTLGEIVKRKGKVTNAFMRHAMEVAWAQCTCCNRCGMYCPHGIDTGIMFGYLRGLLYQQGFVPWELKIGAGMHRAYRAQMDVTDADFVETFEWMVEEYEDDYPGLTVPVDVADADIFYTVNAREVKHYPEDLAEAAVLFHAAGENWTIASKGWEQTSLAMFAGDWAACKMQVESVYGAMERLKPKRMVGTECGHAHRATVIEGPYWAGRPDGRPPVESIHYVEWLAEALETGKLKIDPDKRIQEPVTLQDSCNYIRNHGLKKATRTIMQHIVAPGYFIEMSPNKEHNYCCGGGGGFNGIGVFRKQRNRALLTKRDQILATGAKLVIAPCHNCWDAIRDLEEEYEIGIRWSFLKPLIIKMLIVPDHMKPVE; this is encoded by the coding sequence ATGCCGGAAGGAACATATTGTAATAAAAAACCGATCAACACCCCTGAGGAAGTGAATTTTCTGCTGTCCGACTCCAGTGGTACCAAATATTATGAAGAGATGAAACATTTGGACGTGGACTCCGAGCTGCTGGCATCCACGATTGAAAAAACCATGAAAACCCGGTTGAAAACCTGGCTGGAGATTTGCGCCCACTGCGGCATGTGCGCGGACTCCTGTTTTCTGTATCAGGTGAACGGCAAAGATCCGAAACAGGTGCCTGCGTATAAGATTCAGTCCACTTTAGGGGAAATCGTCAAGCGCAAGGGAAAAGTGACCAACGCATTCATGCGCCACGCCATGGAGGTGGCCTGGGCCCAGTGCACCTGCTGCAACCGCTGCGGCATGTACTGCCCCCACGGCATCGATACGGGCATCATGTTCGGCTATCTGAGAGGACTGCTCTACCAGCAGGGATTCGTGCCCTGGGAGCTGAAAATCGGCGCCGGCATGCACCGGGCGTATCGGGCCCAGATGGATGTCACGGATGCGGATTTCGTGGAAACCTTCGAGTGGATGGTGGAGGAGTATGAAGATGATTATCCCGGACTGACCGTGCCCGTGGATGTTGCGGATGCGGATATTTTTTATACGGTCAACGCCCGGGAAGTCAAGCATTACCCGGAAGATCTGGCCGAAGCGGCCGTGCTGTTTCATGCGGCCGGGGAAAACTGGACCATTGCATCCAAAGGCTGGGAGCAGACCAGCCTGGCCATGTTTGCCGGGGACTGGGCTGCCTGCAAGATGCAGGTGGAATCAGTCTATGGCGCCATGGAACGGCTCAAGCCCAAACGGATGGTGGGAACCGAATGCGGCCATGCCCATCGGGCCACCGTGATCGAAGGGCCTTACTGGGCCGGACGTCCGGACGGGCGGCCCCCGGTGGAATCGATCCATTATGTGGAATGGCTGGCCGAAGCCCTGGAAACCGGTAAACTGAAAATCGATCCGGACAAGCGGATCCAGGAACCGGTCACGCTCCAGGATTCCTGCAACTATATCCGGAATCATGGATTGAAAAAAGCAACCCGTACCATCATGCAGCACATTGTGGCGCCTGGGTATTTTATCGAAATGTCCCCCAACAAGGAACACAACTACTGCTGCGGCGGGGGCGGGGGGTTCAACGGCATCGGTGTGTTTCGCAAACAGCGCAACCGGGCCCTGCTCACAAAAAGGGACCAGATTCTGGCCACGGGTGCCAAACTGGTGATTGCCCCCTGTCACAACTGCTGGGATGCCATCCGGGATCTGGAGGAAGAGTATGAGATCGGCATCCGATGGTCTTTTTTAAAGCCGTTGATCATCAAAATGCTGATCGTACCGGATCATATGAAACCGGTAGAGTAA
- the divK gene encoding DVU0259 family response regulator domain-containing protein gives MSKKILVIDDDPNILDYLSALFTDNGYDTQVAPDAVKGLETARRFEPDLITLDIEMPGEWGPRFYRQMMQIKELKNTPVIVISGLSGNEHAIPKAIAAVKKPFDREELLRIVKEAIG, from the coding sequence ATGTCAAAAAAAATTCTGGTCATAGATGATGATCCCAATATCCTGGACTATCTTTCCGCATTGTTCACGGACAACGGCTATGATACCCAGGTGGCACCCGACGCCGTAAAGGGGCTTGAAACCGCCCGCCGGTTTGAACCGGACCTGATCACCCTGGATATTGAGATGCCCGGAGAGTGGGGGCCGCGGTTTTACCGCCAGATGATGCAGATCAAGGAATTGAAAAACACGCCCGTCATTGTGATTTCCGGGCTGTCAGGCAATGAACATGCCATTCCCAAGGCCATTGCCGCTGTGAAAAAACCCTTTGACAGGGAAGAACTGCTTCGTATTGTCAAAGAAGCCATCGGTTGA
- a CDS encoding RrF2 family transcriptional regulator yields the protein MRLTTKSRYGTRLVIDLALYGKKKSVPLSEVARRQNISIKYLEQLVRKLKQAGMIKSQRGPHGGHSLAKSPSDIRVGDIVRTLEESTAITDCAETDARQCGICNQAGDCLSRWVWVEASQAMFECLDNITVADLLQHPPS from the coding sequence ATGAGACTCACCACCAAAAGCCGTTACGGGACCCGTCTGGTCATTGATCTGGCCTTATACGGCAAAAAAAAATCCGTTCCCCTCAGCGAGGTCGCCCGGAGACAGAACATCTCCATCAAATATCTGGAACAACTGGTCCGGAAACTCAAGCAGGCCGGAATGATCAAAAGTCAGCGGGGACCCCACGGCGGCCATTCCCTGGCCAAATCGCCATCCGACATTAGAGTGGGCGATATTGTGCGCACACTGGAAGAAAGCACGGCCATTACGGATTGTGCGGAAACAGATGCCCGCCAGTGCGGCATCTGTAACCAGGCAGGGGACTGTCTGTCCCGATGGGTGTGGGTGGAGGCCAGCCAGGCCATGTTCGAATGCCTGGATAACATCACGGTTGCCGATCTGCTGCAGCATCCCCCTTCCTAA